The following proteins come from a genomic window of Microbacterium lemovicicum:
- a CDS encoding MaoC family dehydratase — MTDDRVPPAPAGRVVEQRGLFADELEVGARYRHRPGRTATEADNVLFSSLTMNNQALHLDAAFAATQPFGQRLMNSMWTLSTMVGASVAQLTQGTLVAQIALTDVSFPAPLFAGDTLTVETEVVSVRPSASRPGQAVVTLAHTGTSQSGAVVGRATRVALMWRSADAAATASTRSAGSAGSAASAGSAGSASSASAAPADAEVSS; from the coding sequence GTGACCGACGATCGTGTGCCCCCGGCTCCGGCGGGTCGGGTGGTGGAGCAGCGGGGCCTGTTCGCCGACGAGCTCGAGGTCGGCGCGCGCTACCGCCATCGTCCCGGTCGGACGGCGACGGAAGCAGACAACGTCCTCTTCTCCTCGCTCACGATGAACAACCAGGCGCTGCACCTGGACGCCGCGTTCGCCGCGACGCAGCCGTTCGGACAGCGCCTCATGAACTCGATGTGGACGCTCTCGACGATGGTCGGCGCATCGGTCGCTCAGCTGACGCAGGGCACGCTCGTCGCGCAGATCGCCCTCACCGATGTGTCGTTTCCGGCGCCGCTCTTCGCCGGTGACACGCTCACGGTCGAGACCGAGGTGGTGTCCGTCCGGCCGTCGGCGTCGCGACCGGGGCAGGCCGTGGTCACGCTCGCGCACACCGGCACTTCGCAGTCCGGGGCCGTCGTGGGCAGGGCGACCAGGGTGGCGCTGATGTGGCGATCCGCGGATGCTGCGGCCACGGCATCCACGCGATCTGCGGGATCTGCGGGATCTGCGGCATCTGCGGGATCTGCGGGATCTGCGTCATCCGCATCTGCCGCTCCTGCCGACGCGGAGGTGTCCTCATGA
- a CDS encoding HpcH/HpaI aldolase/citrate lyase family protein — MTPFTPGPALLFCPADRPERFAKALERADAVILDLEDAVAPARRTAARGALIESDLDPERVIVRVNAPGTDAFVADLATLSQTDYRTVMVAKAETTKSLKPFDARFRLVALCETARGVVAAEKLAAHESVVALMWGAEDLVASIGGTSSRKPNGRYRDVARVARSRVLLAAAGNGKAAIDAVHLDIADTRGLAREATDAAASGFAATACIHPSQVPVIRSAYAPDSKTIAWARGVLAAAESQGGAFTYRGRMVDEPVLRHARAALERAAR; from the coding sequence ATGACCCCGTTCACTCCCGGACCGGCGCTGCTGTTCTGTCCGGCCGATCGTCCGGAGCGGTTCGCGAAGGCGCTGGAGCGTGCCGATGCGGTCATCCTCGATCTCGAGGACGCCGTCGCCCCCGCCCGTCGCACCGCCGCCCGCGGCGCGCTGATCGAGTCGGACCTGGATCCGGAACGCGTGATCGTGCGCGTCAACGCCCCGGGGACCGACGCCTTCGTCGCCGATCTCGCGACGCTGTCGCAGACCGATTACCGGACCGTCATGGTCGCCAAGGCCGAGACGACGAAGTCGCTGAAGCCATTCGATGCGCGGTTCCGCCTCGTCGCGCTCTGCGAGACGGCGCGGGGTGTCGTCGCCGCCGAGAAGCTCGCCGCGCACGAGAGCGTGGTCGCGCTGATGTGGGGTGCGGAGGATCTGGTCGCGAGCATCGGCGGCACCTCCAGCCGCAAGCCGAACGGTCGCTATCGCGATGTGGCTCGGGTCGCGCGCTCGCGCGTGCTGCTCGCCGCAGCCGGAAACGGCAAGGCGGCGATCGACGCAGTGCACCTCGACATCGCCGACACGAGAGGTCTCGCCCGGGAGGCGACGGATGCTGCGGCCTCCGGCTTCGCCGCGACCGCGTGCATCCATCCGAGCCAGGTGCCGGTGATCCGCAGCGCGTACGCACCTGATTCGAAGACGATCGCCTGGGCGCGTGGGGTGCTGGCCGCGGCGGAGTCGCAGGGCGGCGCCTTCACGTACCGGGGGCGCATGGTGGATGAGCCGGTGCTGCGGCACGCGCGCGCCGCGCTGGAGCGCGCGGCGCGCTGA
- a CDS encoding MFS transporter produces MPPTELEQLRPVPAFRRDRVAHAWVLMRGIGDAGDAIWSVALAWTAVQTTTPALAGLIVAAGSIPRAVALLFGGVLADRLDARRIMLLFNIARTAVLITVAVWCVMTTPTMAVLLGAALLFGLCDAFYDPASGTISRQLVRRADLAAYTGAMQTAGRLGGMFGAATGGVLIAQAGLAGSAAVNAVTFAVLVGFIAIWLRPRFALPRAAREPVLRGITAGFVHLREAPTTRALVIALGTLNVAIAPVLGVGVALRASADGWGAEGVGFFGAATGIGAAIGAAIVIRWRPRREAFAGFLSFSLQGAAIVGVGLGPYWLVVIAGIVIGFGAGFGSVLLGATFAGVTEPSFLGRMGSIIRLGDDSLRPLTTVAFGALATVTALWVPFVSTAGRSRS; encoded by the coding sequence GTGCCTCCGACCGAGCTCGAGCAGCTGAGGCCCGTCCCCGCTTTCCGGCGCGATCGGGTCGCACACGCGTGGGTGCTCATGCGCGGAATCGGAGACGCGGGAGACGCGATCTGGTCCGTCGCGCTCGCGTGGACGGCGGTGCAGACCACGACACCCGCCCTCGCCGGACTGATCGTGGCCGCGGGCTCGATCCCCCGCGCGGTCGCGCTGCTCTTCGGCGGCGTCCTCGCCGACCGACTCGACGCCCGCAGGATCATGCTGCTGTTCAACATCGCGCGAACGGCGGTGCTCATCACCGTCGCCGTCTGGTGCGTGATGACCACCCCGACGATGGCGGTCCTGCTCGGTGCCGCACTCCTGTTCGGGCTGTGCGACGCCTTTTACGACCCGGCCAGCGGAACCATCTCACGACAGCTGGTGCGAAGGGCGGATCTCGCGGCCTACACGGGCGCCATGCAGACCGCGGGACGCCTCGGCGGGATGTTCGGCGCGGCCACGGGAGGCGTCCTCATCGCGCAGGCCGGGCTCGCCGGATCGGCCGCCGTCAACGCCGTCACCTTTGCCGTCCTCGTCGGCTTCATCGCCATCTGGCTGCGTCCGCGCTTTGCCCTTCCGCGCGCGGCACGCGAGCCGGTCCTCCGCGGGATCACGGCGGGCTTCGTGCACCTGCGCGAGGCACCCACGACCCGCGCGCTCGTCATCGCTCTGGGCACCCTGAACGTCGCCATAGCCCCGGTGCTGGGAGTCGGCGTCGCCTTGCGCGCCAGCGCGGACGGATGGGGCGCGGAGGGTGTCGGCTTCTTCGGAGCGGCGACGGGCATCGGCGCCGCGATAGGAGCCGCGATCGTCATCCGCTGGCGACCGCGGAGGGAGGCGTTCGCGGGATTCCTGTCCTTCAGCCTCCAGGGCGCGGCCATCGTCGGCGTCGGCCTCGGCCCATACTGGCTCGTCGTCATCGCCGGCATCGTCATCGGCTTCGGCGCCGGCTTCGGGTCCGTGCTCCTCGGCGCTACGTTCGCCGGCGTCACCGAACCCAGCTTCCTCGGTCGTATGGGCTCGATCATCCGCCTGGGGGACGACAGCCTGCGCCCGCTCACGACCGTCGCCTTCGGAGCACTGGCGACGGTGACCGCCCTCTGGGTGCCGTTCGTGTCTACGGCGGGGCGTTCACGGTCCTGA
- a CDS encoding HNH endonuclease signature motif containing protein: protein MERIGLPWSSPRRPDRCSHPASASSTRATPDGCPCGRTRGASPSTSVASSASSRKLSARPLAVRDGGCVWCGAPPSRCEAHHIRHWHADHGSTDLADGVLLCRNCHMRLHNQGWRIVRRGAEYHLHPPYGGPPRLLRPRSPFRFLSEPVPP, encoded by the coding sequence GTGGAGCGGATCGGTCTCCCGTGGTCGTCGCCGAGGAGACCGGACAGGTGCTCCCATCCGGCATCGGCGAGCAGTACGCGTGCGACGCCGGATGGGTGCCCGTGTGGGAGGACCCGAGGGGCGTCCCCCTCGACGTCGGTCGCCAGCAGCGCCTCTTCACGAAAGCTCAGCGCACGGCCCCTCGCCGTCCGCGACGGTGGCTGCGTCTGGTGCGGTGCGCCGCCTTCGCGCTGCGAAGCGCATCACATCCGTCACTGGCACGCCGACCACGGGTCCACCGACCTGGCCGACGGCGTGCTCCTCTGCCGCAACTGCCACATGCGGCTGCACAACCAGGGCTGGCGCATCGTCCGACGCGGCGCGGAGTACCACCTGCACCCACCCTACGGCGGCCCACCGCGTCTCCTGCGGCCGAGGTCGCCCTTCCGATTCCTCAGCGAGCCCGTACCTCCGTAG
- a CDS encoding iron chaperone yields MSGADDVDAYIDGFPPETADRLRRVRAAITGEVPGGELRMRYGMPAVMLGGRYALHFAGWKKHIGLYPVPALDEAVEAEIAPYRSKTDSVVFPHTRPVPYDLIGRVTAAILALRADVR; encoded by the coding sequence ATGAGCGGTGCGGACGACGTCGACGCCTACATCGACGGCTTCCCACCGGAGACCGCCGACCGTCTGCGCCGCGTGCGCGCCGCCATCACGGGTGAGGTGCCGGGCGGCGAGCTGCGGATGCGCTACGGGATGCCGGCTGTCATGCTCGGCGGCCGCTATGCGCTCCACTTCGCCGGGTGGAAGAAGCACATCGGGCTGTATCCGGTGCCGGCTCTGGACGAGGCGGTCGAGGCCGAGATCGCGCCGTACCGGTCGAAGACCGACTCCGTGGTCTTCCCGCACACCCGACCGGTTCCGTACGACCTCATCGGGCGGGTGACGGCGGCCATCCTGGCTCTGCGGGCGGACGTGCGGTGA
- a CDS encoding histidine phosphatase family protein, translated as MTPLTLIRHGETDWNRDRRIQGSTDIPLNDTGRQQARDAATLLRATLEPGAPVVIAASDLSRARETADIIADELGIDRPRLYPALRERAYGEAEGIDATEFAARWGDWHSAEVPGAEPWPALRMRALAGLNAVVDDVHRATAGAAASVIVVTHGALIREVLRSATDGAYPVVGQRLANGSAHAMELDGDILRLLTPVADGV; from the coding sequence GTGACCCCGCTGACCCTCATCCGCCACGGCGAGACCGACTGGAACCGCGACCGGCGCATCCAGGGAAGCACCGACATCCCTCTGAACGACACCGGCCGGCAGCAGGCGAGGGATGCCGCGACTCTCCTCCGCGCGACGCTCGAGCCGGGCGCGCCGGTCGTGATCGCCGCGAGCGACCTGTCCCGCGCCCGGGAGACGGCCGACATCATCGCGGACGAGCTCGGCATCGACCGCCCGCGCCTCTACCCCGCGCTCCGCGAGCGCGCCTACGGCGAGGCCGAAGGGATCGACGCCACCGAGTTCGCCGCCCGCTGGGGCGACTGGCACTCGGCCGAGGTGCCCGGTGCGGAGCCGTGGCCGGCACTTCGGATGCGGGCGCTCGCCGGGCTGAACGCCGTGGTGGACGACGTGCACCGTGCGACGGCGGGGGCCGCAGCATCCGTCATCGTCGTGACGCACGGCGCGCTCATCCGCGAGGTGCTCCGCTCCGCCACCGACGGCGCCTACCCGGTCGTCGGGCAGCGCCTCGCGAACGGATCGGCGCACGCTATGGAGCTCGACGGCGACATCCTCCGCCTCCTCACGCCGGTCGCCGACGGGGTCTGA
- a CDS encoding Sir2 family NAD-dependent protein deacetylase: MAVQTRAEWDDAVAADVDRAVDALAGRRIAVLTGAGVSTDSGIPDYRGKGAPTRTPMTVDQFFAGEEARRRYWVGSHLGWRTFAAAGPNAGHEAIADLELSGVATGVITQNVDGLHISAGSRRVVELHGTMRRVFCTHCGQVFDRRDLALRVEAENPWLRVDTDVLLGPDGDVRPESVDGFRVPECSVCGGLLKPDVVFFGEFIPLEKFREAEQLVQTSQALLVAGSSLVVNSGIRLVERARRRRLPVVIVNRGETRADGRATVKVDAGTSEVLAELAERLPALR; encoded by the coding sequence GTGGCGGTGCAGACGCGAGCGGAGTGGGACGACGCGGTGGCCGCCGACGTCGACCGAGCCGTCGACGCACTCGCCGGGCGCCGGATCGCCGTGCTGACGGGCGCCGGGGTCTCCACCGACTCGGGCATCCCCGACTACCGCGGCAAGGGCGCCCCCACGCGCACCCCGATGACCGTCGACCAGTTCTTCGCCGGCGAGGAGGCCCGCCGCCGCTACTGGGTGGGCAGCCACCTGGGCTGGCGCACCTTCGCCGCCGCCGGGCCCAACGCCGGGCACGAGGCCATCGCCGATCTCGAGCTGTCGGGCGTCGCGACCGGCGTCATCACGCAGAACGTCGACGGCCTGCACATCAGCGCCGGCAGCCGGCGCGTCGTCGAGCTCCACGGCACCATGCGCCGCGTGTTCTGCACCCACTGCGGGCAGGTCTTCGATCGGCGCGATCTGGCGCTGCGCGTCGAGGCGGAGAATCCGTGGCTGCGGGTCGACACCGACGTGCTGCTCGGCCCGGACGGCGACGTGCGGCCCGAGAGCGTGGACGGGTTCCGCGTGCCGGAGTGCAGCGTCTGCGGCGGCCTCCTCAAGCCCGATGTGGTGTTCTTCGGCGAGTTCATCCCGCTGGAGAAGTTCCGCGAGGCCGAGCAGCTCGTGCAGACCAGTCAGGCGCTGCTCGTGGCCGGGTCGTCGCTCGTGGTCAACTCCGGCATCCGTCTCGTCGAGCGCGCCCGCCGGCGCCGGCTGCCCGTCGTGATCGTGAATCGCGGCGAGACCCGCGCGGACGGTCGCGCGACGGTGAAGGTCGACGCCGGCACCAGCGAGGTGCTCGCGGAGCTCGCGGAGCGGCTTCCCGCACTGCGCTGA
- a CDS encoding TrmH family RNA methyltransferase — MGIERIESAEDPRLADYRDLTDVALRRVLEPAGGLYMAESEKVLARALAAGHRPRSVLVQEKWLAGAERLLDGLDVPVYVATSEVAEAITGYTVHRGLLAAMHRPALPSVADVVAGARLVLVLEDIVDHTNVGAAFRGAAGLGADAVLVSPRCADPLYRRSVRVSMGTVFQVPWTRLPEWPEAGAVLHDAGLHLAALALSDDAVPLDEFAASRPDRIALLMGSEGDGLSRRALAASDTVVTIPMAGGVDSLNVAAASAVVLWALAPRTSAR; from the coding sequence ATGGGCATCGAGCGGATCGAGTCGGCGGAGGATCCCCGGCTGGCCGACTACCGGGATCTGACGGATGTCGCGCTGCGACGCGTGCTCGAACCCGCCGGTGGCCTCTACATGGCCGAGTCCGAGAAGGTGCTGGCGCGCGCTCTCGCCGCGGGGCACCGGCCCCGCTCCGTGCTCGTGCAGGAGAAGTGGCTGGCCGGCGCGGAGCGGCTGCTGGACGGCCTCGACGTGCCCGTCTACGTCGCGACGTCGGAGGTCGCGGAGGCGATCACCGGCTACACCGTGCACCGCGGACTGCTCGCGGCGATGCACCGGCCGGCGCTGCCGAGCGTCGCGGACGTGGTCGCCGGTGCGCGCCTCGTGCTCGTGCTGGAGGACATCGTCGATCACACCAACGTCGGCGCCGCCTTCCGCGGAGCGGCCGGCCTCGGCGCCGATGCGGTGCTGGTGTCGCCGCGGTGCGCGGATCCGCTCTACCGGCGGAGCGTGCGGGTGAGCATGGGCACCGTCTTCCAGGTGCCGTGGACGCGGCTGCCGGAATGGCCCGAGGCGGGCGCCGTGCTGCACGACGCAGGCCTGCACCTCGCGGCGCTCGCGCTCTCGGACGACGCCGTGCCCCTCGACGAGTTCGCGGCGTCGCGGCCGGATCGCATCGCGCTGCTCATGGGGTCGGAGGGCGACGGACTGTCCCGACGCGCGCTCGCCGCATCCGACACCGTGGTCACGATCCCGATGGCCGGGGGAGTGGACTCGCTCAACGTGGCGGCGGCCAGCGCCGTGGTGCTCTGGGCCCTCGCCCCGCGCACGTCCGCCCGCTGA
- a CDS encoding SGNH/GDSL hydrolase family protein, translating into MDDDRRSPHVPNSDTHPWRRYVAVGDSFTEGIGDPIPDAPGEHRGWADRVAEVLGAQVDDFAYANLAVRGKLIRQIVADQIEPALALKPDLITISAGGNDVIRPGSDPDEISQIFEDAVVRLVSGGATVVVFTGIDTEFTPVFRNIRGKVAIYNENIRAIAEKYDCLVADQWALKEVQDMRFFDDDRLHYNALGHHEVARMVLRTLNLPNDLQPMQPQSLPPRTWRQARTVDLVWAREYLVPWVLRRLRHQSSGDAISPKRPDALPVTTLAPGTNPTAPRGEQA; encoded by the coding sequence ATGGACGACGATCGGCGGAGTCCGCATGTGCCGAACAGCGACACCCACCCGTGGCGACGCTACGTCGCCGTCGGCGACTCCTTCACCGAGGGCATCGGCGATCCGATTCCGGACGCGCCCGGTGAGCACCGGGGCTGGGCCGATCGCGTCGCCGAAGTGCTCGGCGCGCAGGTCGACGACTTCGCCTACGCGAATCTCGCGGTGCGCGGCAAGCTCATCCGTCAGATCGTCGCCGACCAGATCGAGCCCGCCCTGGCGCTGAAGCCGGATCTGATCACGATCTCCGCGGGCGGGAACGATGTCATCCGCCCGGGCTCCGACCCCGATGAGATCTCGCAGATCTTCGAGGATGCCGTCGTGCGCCTCGTGAGCGGCGGGGCGACCGTGGTGGTGTTCACCGGCATCGACACCGAGTTCACGCCGGTGTTCCGGAACATCCGCGGCAAGGTCGCCATCTACAACGAGAACATCCGCGCGATCGCCGAGAAGTACGACTGTCTCGTGGCCGACCAATGGGCGCTCAAGGAGGTGCAGGACATGCGCTTCTTCGACGACGACCGCCTCCACTACAACGCCCTCGGTCATCACGAGGTGGCGCGGATGGTGCTGCGGACGCTCAACCTGCCGAACGATCTGCAGCCGATGCAGCCGCAGTCACTCCCCCCGCGCACCTGGCGTCAGGCGCGCACCGTCGACCTCGTCTGGGCGCGGGAGTACCTCGTGCCGTGGGTGCTGCGGCGCCTGCGGCACCAGTCCTCGGGCGACGCGATCTCGCCCAAGCGGCCTGACGCGCTCCCCGTGACGACCCTTGCGCCGGGCACGAATCCGACAGCTCCGCGGGGCGAGCAGGCCTGA